Proteins from a genomic interval of Rhodothermus marinus:
- the acs gene encoding acetate--CoA ligase: MGVQETIRETAAFSGRGLVFDPPEAFRKRAFISSMEQYRELYERSIKDPEGFWREQAQRITWFEPFHTVKNTSYDPSKLYIRWFEGGKLNAAYNCIDRHLAKRADQVAFYWEPDDPNEESKAITYRQLYEEVCRLANVLKKHGVKKGDRVTIYLPMIPEAIYAMLACARIGAIHSVVFAGFSPDSLADRILDGEATYLITADEGLRAGRRVPLKRNADKALERCPDVKTVLVVRRTGGDIPWVEGRDRWYHEEIQTVSAECPPEVMDAEDPLFFLYTSGSTGKPKGVVHTTGGYLVYTSLTHQLVFDYHDGDVYWCAADIGWVTGHSYIVYGPLANGVTEVLFEGTPNYPDPSRIWQVVDKYQVNILYTSPTAIRALMREGDEWVKKTSRKSLRLLGTVGEPINPEAWLWYYRVVGEERCPIVDTWWQTETGGIMITPLPGATPLKPGSATLPFFGIQPAIVDNDGNILEGPADGMLVILDSWPGQMRTVYKAHDRFVETYFTRFPGKYFTGDGARRDEDGYYWIVGRVDDVINVSGHRLGTAEIESALVQHEAVAEAAVVGYPHEIKGQGIYAFVTLKAGFEPSDELRKELIQHVRNLLGPIFTIDLLQFTPALPKTRSGKIMRRILRKIAANEYQDLGDISTLADPSVVEELVQNRLNR; the protein is encoded by the coding sequence ATGGGTGTTCAGGAAACGATCAGAGAAACGGCGGCCTTCTCGGGACGCGGACTGGTCTTCGATCCTCCGGAAGCGTTTCGCAAAAGGGCTTTCATTAGCTCGATGGAGCAATATCGTGAGCTCTACGAGCGCTCCATCAAAGATCCGGAAGGCTTCTGGCGCGAGCAGGCCCAGCGCATCACCTGGTTCGAGCCGTTCCATACGGTTAAAAACACGTCGTACGACCCCTCGAAGCTCTACATCCGCTGGTTCGAGGGCGGCAAACTGAACGCGGCCTACAACTGCATCGACCGCCATCTGGCAAAGCGGGCCGACCAGGTGGCCTTCTACTGGGAGCCGGACGATCCGAACGAAGAGAGCAAGGCGATCACCTACCGCCAGCTCTACGAAGAGGTCTGCCGGCTGGCCAATGTGCTCAAAAAGCACGGCGTGAAGAAAGGCGACCGGGTGACGATCTACCTGCCCATGATCCCGGAAGCCATCTACGCCATGCTGGCCTGCGCACGGATCGGGGCGATCCACTCGGTGGTCTTTGCGGGCTTTTCGCCCGACTCGCTGGCCGATCGTATTCTGGACGGCGAGGCGACCTACCTGATCACGGCCGACGAGGGGCTCCGGGCCGGGCGTCGCGTGCCGCTCAAACGGAATGCCGATAAGGCGCTCGAACGTTGCCCGGACGTGAAGACCGTGCTGGTCGTGCGTCGCACGGGCGGCGACATCCCGTGGGTGGAAGGCCGCGACCGCTGGTATCATGAGGAAATCCAGACCGTTTCGGCCGAGTGCCCGCCCGAGGTGATGGATGCCGAAGATCCGCTCTTTTTCCTCTACACTTCGGGCTCGACCGGCAAGCCCAAGGGCGTGGTGCATACGACCGGCGGCTATCTGGTCTACACCTCGCTCACGCACCAGCTCGTCTTCGACTATCACGACGGCGACGTCTACTGGTGCGCGGCCGACATCGGCTGGGTGACAGGCCACAGCTACATCGTCTACGGGCCGCTGGCCAACGGCGTGACCGAAGTGCTTTTCGAGGGCACACCGAACTACCCGGATCCGTCGCGTATCTGGCAGGTGGTCGACAAATACCAGGTGAATATCCTGTACACCTCACCCACGGCCATTCGGGCGTTGATGCGCGAAGGCGACGAGTGGGTGAAGAAGACGAGCCGCAAGTCGCTCCGGCTGCTGGGCACGGTCGGGGAGCCGATCAATCCGGAAGCCTGGCTCTGGTACTACCGGGTGGTGGGCGAAGAACGCTGCCCGATCGTGGACACCTGGTGGCAGACCGAAACGGGCGGTATCATGATTACGCCGCTGCCGGGCGCCACGCCGCTCAAGCCGGGCTCGGCCACGCTGCCGTTCTTCGGCATCCAGCCGGCCATCGTGGACAACGACGGGAACATCCTGGAAGGGCCGGCCGACGGCATGCTGGTCATTCTCGATTCGTGGCCCGGCCAGATGCGCACGGTCTACAAGGCGCATGATCGCTTCGTAGAGACCTACTTCACCCGTTTTCCGGGCAAGTACTTCACCGGGGACGGCGCGCGTCGGGACGAGGACGGCTATTACTGGATCGTGGGCCGCGTCGACGACGTGATCAACGTCTCCGGTCACCGTCTGGGCACGGCCGAAATCGAAAGCGCGCTGGTGCAGCATGAGGCGGTGGCCGAGGCGGCCGTGGTGGGCTATCCGCACGAGATCAAAGGGCAGGGCATCTACGCCTTCGTGACGCTGAAGGCGGGCTTCGAGCCCAGCGACGAACTCCGCAAGGAATTGATCCAGCACGTGCGAAACTTGCTGGGGCCGATCTTCACGATCGACCTGTTGCAGTTTACGCCGGCGCTGCCCAAGACGCGTTCTGGCAAGATCATGCGCCGCATTCTGCGCAAGATCGCGGCCAACGAATATCAGGACCTGGGGGATATTTCGACGCTGGCCGATCCGTCGGTCGTCGAAGAGCTGGTGCAGAACCGACTCAACCGCTGA
- a CDS encoding PAS domain-containing protein yields MKTPNASKLAAALEVLPDGVILCDAAGRVLWANRRARKWLALPADEGTEARLPAVLPGLPWPPTEATGHVRSPEGRLLSVQAWPLAGGEEFVLQVRPASSRSDEWQPLLLQQLLEGLRRPVANIRAAIETLASYPDMAPDLAAQFRHIILDQTEALARLLEQTVSAYTRYLQAHWPLERMPAAALLQLMAAALQQDARRVRIAAACPAGIVQADRRLWSRLWELLGRQLHQALPRGREWVLLAESDERLLWIDLCWQGRGLPPERLQRWLTQTLTLDEQGLSLTLSEVLAWHEADLWVQRDARGARLRLVLPIFS; encoded by the coding sequence TTGAAGACGCCGAACGCAAGTAAACTGGCGGCCGCACTGGAGGTGCTGCCGGACGGAGTGATCCTCTGCGATGCGGCAGGACGTGTCCTGTGGGCCAATCGGCGGGCCCGGAAGTGGCTGGCGCTGCCCGCCGACGAAGGGACCGAAGCCAGATTGCCGGCCGTTTTGCCCGGATTGCCCTGGCCGCCGACGGAAGCCACCGGCCATGTGCGCAGCCCGGAAGGCCGACTGCTGTCGGTGCAGGCCTGGCCGCTGGCCGGTGGGGAGGAGTTCGTGCTGCAGGTTCGGCCGGCTTCCAGCCGATCCGACGAGTGGCAGCCGCTGCTGTTACAGCAGTTGCTGGAAGGGCTGCGGCGGCCGGTCGCCAACATCCGGGCCGCGATCGAGACGCTCGCCTCCTATCCCGATATGGCGCCAGACCTGGCGGCGCAGTTTCGGCACATCATTCTGGACCAGACGGAAGCGCTGGCCCGGCTGCTGGAGCAAACGGTTTCGGCCTACACCCGGTACCTGCAGGCTCACTGGCCGCTGGAGCGTATGCCGGCCGCCGCGTTGCTGCAACTGATGGCCGCGGCGCTGCAGCAGGACGCCCGGCGCGTGCGGATAGCGGCCGCGTGTCCCGCCGGTATCGTGCAGGCAGACCGGCGGCTCTGGTCCCGGCTCTGGGAGCTACTGGGGCGGCAACTTCACCAGGCGTTACCCCGGGGCAGAGAATGGGTGCTGCTGGCCGAAAGCGACGAAAGGCTGCTCTGGATCGATCTGTGCTGGCAGGGGCGGGGACTGCCTCCGGAGCGCCTGCAGCGCTGGCTGACGCAGACGCTGACGCTGGATGAACAGGGGCTGTCGCTGACGCTTTCGGAAGTGCTGGCCTGGCACGAAGCCGATCTCTGGGTGCAGCGTGACGCCCGGGGCGCACGCTTGCGTCTGGTACTGCCAATCTTTTCCTGA
- a CDS encoding response regulator transcription factor, with the protein MTGQTPRVLIVEDEPSIALSLRFLMEQEGYEAHVVEDGEAALEACRNVPPDLVLLDVMLPGMSGFEVCRQLKAGPDGQAIKVVLVTARGRETDLEKGRAVGADAYIVKPFAIREVMETVRTLLNRSGEAEQP; encoded by the coding sequence ATGACCGGCCAGACACCCCGCGTATTGATCGTTGAAGACGAACCCAGTATTGCGCTGTCGCTGCGCTTTCTGATGGAGCAGGAGGGATATGAAGCCCATGTTGTGGAAGACGGCGAGGCGGCGCTGGAGGCCTGCCGGAATGTGCCGCCCGACCTGGTCTTGCTCGACGTCATGCTGCCGGGAATGAGCGGGTTTGAGGTGTGCCGGCAGCTCAAGGCGGGTCCGGACGGACAGGCCATCAAGGTGGTGCTGGTGACGGCGCGCGGGCGGGAGACCGACCTGGAAAAAGGCCGGGCCGTCGGGGCCGACGCCTACATCGTCAAGCCGTTTGCCATTCGCGAAGTGATGGAGACCGTGCGCACTCTGCTGAACCGGTCTGGAGAAGCGGAGCAGCCTTGA